The following coding sequences are from one Triticum dicoccoides isolate Atlit2015 ecotype Zavitan chromosome 4A, WEW_v2.0, whole genome shotgun sequence window:
- the LOC119287462 gene encoding uncharacterized protein LOC119287462 isoform X3 translates to MASPPSPPPPPAPTTIFDLGDDLLREIFLRLPALPTLVRAACACRAFRRAARTFPSFRRSFRERHAPPVLALFLEPNMEVVPLHPCPWRRRDPDLVAADFFDVRHGDALSSGWKINSETPSSGGYLILDNWSEGAQRVAAYSPLTQVLDLFLDLPPVGKIYLEFYTLLPEDGRRPSHVVCVRVDGQRAERAAVFSSDTMEWQIFPETTLQLTVSDRLRASGVVHGLVYWRGWMHDQIVVLETMTFQFSLIDLPTPLKPELGESTYKLGETKDGKLCIVDIKDNTIVSWFLDNGSVLNSWITYKNFPLRPIVRELTGCSMEEEDYCNVNVDLVAVIDGFVYLCIFYLKDTEYRELYLSICLETSDMCKLYNGAYRHNEAAHPYVMAWPPSLVQSKEESETEDDDPKDTEETSSVLIAALQSFSQALMNADKEKEIVAELDAFLRPAKDGKGSLISRIATLDVQMTTARNRILRISE, encoded by the exons aTGGCCTCCCCGccctccccaccgccgccgcccgctcccaCCACCATATTCGATCTCGGCGACGACCTCCTCCGCGAGATCTTCCTCCGCCTCCCCGCCCTCCCGACCCTCGTCCGCGCCGCCTGCGCCTGCCGCGCCTTCCGCCGCGCTGCCCGCACGTTCCCCTCCTTCCGCCGCAGCTTCCGCGAGCGCCACGCGCCGCCCGTGCTCGCGCTCTTCCTCGAGCCCAACATGGAGGTCGTCCCGCTCCACCCCTGCCCCTGGCGCCGCCGCGAcccggacctcgtcgccgccgATTTCTTTGACGTCCGCCACGGCGACGCCCTCTCCTCCGGGTGGAAGATCAATTCCGAGACTCCTAGCTCCGGCGGCTACCTCATCCTCGACAACTGGAGCGAGGGCGCTCAGCGGGTAGCCGCCTACAGCCCGCTGACGCAGGTCCTGGATCTGTTCCTCGATCTGCCGCCGGTGGGAAAGATCTACCTTGAATTCTACACGCTCCTCCCCGAAGACGGCCGGAGGCCGTCCCACGTGGTCTGTGTGCGTGTAGACGGCCAACGGGCGGAGCGCGCCGCCGTCTTCTCATCGGACACCATGGAGTGGCAAATTTTCCCAGAGACTACGCTGCAGCTGACTGTATCTGACAGGCTCAGGGCCAGCGGAGTGGTCCATGGGCTCGTttactggagaggctggatgcatgACCAAATTGTTGTGCtcgaaaccatgacctttcagttcTCCCTGATTGATCTGCCGACGCCTTTGAAACCGGAGTTGGGTGAATCTACATATAAGCTTGGTGAGACCAAGGATGGGAAGCTCTGCATCGTAGATATAAAGGATAACACCATTGTTTCTTGGTTCCTGGACAATGGCAGTGTCCTCAACAGCTGGATTACGTACAAGAATTTCCCATTGCGCCCAATTGTTAGGGAGCTCACTGGGTGCTCAATGGAGGAAGAGGATTATTGTAATGTCAATGTGGACCTTGTGGCAGTTATCGATGGCTTTGTCTACCTCTGTATTTTCTACCTCAAGGACACAGAATATCGTGAGCTGTACCTGTCAATATGCCTGGAAACATCAGATATGTGCAAGCTCTATAATGGTGCATATCGGCATAATGAGGCGGCTCATCCCTATGTCATGGCATGGCCTCCCTCTTTGGTACAAAGCAAG GAGGAATCAGAAACTGAAGATGATGATCCCAAGGACACAGAAGAAACTTCCTCTGTCCTCATCGCTGCACTGCAGTCTTTCAGCCAAGCTTTGATGAATGCTGATAAAGAAAAAGAAATCGTGGCAGAGTTAGATGCCTTCTTGCGTCCCGCCAAAGATGGCAAGGGCTCTCTTATCAGCAGAATCGCCACTTTGGATGTGCAGATGACGACCGCGAGAAACCGTATCCTGAGGATAAGTGAATGA
- the LOC119287462 gene encoding uncharacterized protein LOC119287462 isoform X2, with protein sequence MASPPSPPPPPAPTTIFDLGDDLLREIFLRLPALPTLVRAACACRAFRRAARTFPSFRRSFRERHAPPVLALFLEPNMEVVPLHPCPWRRRDPDLVAADFFDVRHGDALSSGWKINSETPSSGGYLILDNWSEGAQRVAAYSPLTQVLDLFLDLPPVGKIYLEFYTLLPEDGRRPSHVVCVRVDGQRAERAAVFSSDTMEWQIFPETTLQLTVSDRLRASGVVHGLVYWRGWMHDQIVVLETMTFQFSLIDLPTPLKPELGESTYKLGETKDGKLCIVDIKDNTIVSWFLDNGSVLNSWITYKNFPLRPIVRELTGCSMEEEDYCNVNVDLVAVIDGFVYLCIFYLKDTEYRELYLSICLETSDMCKLYNGAYRHNEAAHPYVMAWPPSLVQSKQEESETEDDDPKDTEETSSVLIAALQSFSQALMNADKEKEIVAELDAFLRPAKDGKGSLISRIATLDVQMTTARNRILRISE encoded by the exons aTGGCCTCCCCGccctccccaccgccgccgcccgctcccaCCACCATATTCGATCTCGGCGACGACCTCCTCCGCGAGATCTTCCTCCGCCTCCCCGCCCTCCCGACCCTCGTCCGCGCCGCCTGCGCCTGCCGCGCCTTCCGCCGCGCTGCCCGCACGTTCCCCTCCTTCCGCCGCAGCTTCCGCGAGCGCCACGCGCCGCCCGTGCTCGCGCTCTTCCTCGAGCCCAACATGGAGGTCGTCCCGCTCCACCCCTGCCCCTGGCGCCGCCGCGAcccggacctcgtcgccgccgATTTCTTTGACGTCCGCCACGGCGACGCCCTCTCCTCCGGGTGGAAGATCAATTCCGAGACTCCTAGCTCCGGCGGCTACCTCATCCTCGACAACTGGAGCGAGGGCGCTCAGCGGGTAGCCGCCTACAGCCCGCTGACGCAGGTCCTGGATCTGTTCCTCGATCTGCCGCCGGTGGGAAAGATCTACCTTGAATTCTACACGCTCCTCCCCGAAGACGGCCGGAGGCCGTCCCACGTGGTCTGTGTGCGTGTAGACGGCCAACGGGCGGAGCGCGCCGCCGTCTTCTCATCGGACACCATGGAGTGGCAAATTTTCCCAGAGACTACGCTGCAGCTGACTGTATCTGACAGGCTCAGGGCCAGCGGAGTGGTCCATGGGCTCGTttactggagaggctggatgcatgACCAAATTGTTGTGCtcgaaaccatgacctttcagttcTCCCTGATTGATCTGCCGACGCCTTTGAAACCGGAGTTGGGTGAATCTACATATAAGCTTGGTGAGACCAAGGATGGGAAGCTCTGCATCGTAGATATAAAGGATAACACCATTGTTTCTTGGTTCCTGGACAATGGCAGTGTCCTCAACAGCTGGATTACGTACAAGAATTTCCCATTGCGCCCAATTGTTAGGGAGCTCACTGGGTGCTCAATGGAGGAAGAGGATTATTGTAATGTCAATGTGGACCTTGTGGCAGTTATCGATGGCTTTGTCTACCTCTGTATTTTCTACCTCAAGGACACAGAATATCGTGAGCTGTACCTGTCAATATGCCTGGAAACATCAGATATGTGCAAGCTCTATAATGGTGCATATCGGCATAATGAGGCGGCTCATCCCTATGTCATGGCATGGCCTCCCTCTTTGGTACAAAGCAAG CAGGAGGAATCAGAAACTGAAGATGATGATCCCAAGGACACAGAAGAAACTTCCTCTGTCCTCATCGCTGCACTGCAGTCTTTCAGCCAAGCTTTGATGAATGCTGATAAAGAAAAAGAAATCGTGGCAGAGTTAGATGCCTTCTTGCGTCCCGCCAAAGATGGCAAGGGCTCTCTTATCAGCAGAATCGCCACTTTGGATGTGCAGATGACGACCGCGAGAAACCGTATCCTGAGGATAAGTGAATGA
- the LOC119287462 gene encoding uncharacterized protein LOC119287462 isoform X1, which translates to MASPPSPPPPPAPTTIFDLGDDLLREIFLRLPALPTLVRAACACRAFRRAARTFPSFRRSFRERHAPPVLALFLEPNMEVVPLHPCPWRRRDPDLVAADFFDVRHGDALSSGWKINSETPSSGGYLILDNWSEGAQRVAAYSPLTQVLDLFLDLPPVGKIYLEFYTLLPEDGRRPSHVVCVRVDGQRAERAAVFSSDTMEWQIFPETTLQLTVSDRLRASGVVHGLVYWRGWMHDQIVVLETMTFQFSLIDLPTPLKPELGESTYKLGETKDGKLCIVDIKDNTIVSWFLDNGSVLNSWITYKNFPLRPIVRELTGCSMEEEDYCNVNVDLVAVIDGFVYLCIFYLKDTEYRELYLSICLETSDMCKLYNGAYRHNEAAHPYVMAWPPSLVQSKVSLCLYEESETEDDDPKDTEETSSVLIAALQSFSQALMNADKEKEIVAELDAFLRPAKDGKGSLISRIATLDVQMTTARNRILRISE; encoded by the exons aTGGCCTCCCCGccctccccaccgccgccgcccgctcccaCCACCATATTCGATCTCGGCGACGACCTCCTCCGCGAGATCTTCCTCCGCCTCCCCGCCCTCCCGACCCTCGTCCGCGCCGCCTGCGCCTGCCGCGCCTTCCGCCGCGCTGCCCGCACGTTCCCCTCCTTCCGCCGCAGCTTCCGCGAGCGCCACGCGCCGCCCGTGCTCGCGCTCTTCCTCGAGCCCAACATGGAGGTCGTCCCGCTCCACCCCTGCCCCTGGCGCCGCCGCGAcccggacctcgtcgccgccgATTTCTTTGACGTCCGCCACGGCGACGCCCTCTCCTCCGGGTGGAAGATCAATTCCGAGACTCCTAGCTCCGGCGGCTACCTCATCCTCGACAACTGGAGCGAGGGCGCTCAGCGGGTAGCCGCCTACAGCCCGCTGACGCAGGTCCTGGATCTGTTCCTCGATCTGCCGCCGGTGGGAAAGATCTACCTTGAATTCTACACGCTCCTCCCCGAAGACGGCCGGAGGCCGTCCCACGTGGTCTGTGTGCGTGTAGACGGCCAACGGGCGGAGCGCGCCGCCGTCTTCTCATCGGACACCATGGAGTGGCAAATTTTCCCAGAGACTACGCTGCAGCTGACTGTATCTGACAGGCTCAGGGCCAGCGGAGTGGTCCATGGGCTCGTttactggagaggctggatgcatgACCAAATTGTTGTGCtcgaaaccatgacctttcagttcTCCCTGATTGATCTGCCGACGCCTTTGAAACCGGAGTTGGGTGAATCTACATATAAGCTTGGTGAGACCAAGGATGGGAAGCTCTGCATCGTAGATATAAAGGATAACACCATTGTTTCTTGGTTCCTGGACAATGGCAGTGTCCTCAACAGCTGGATTACGTACAAGAATTTCCCATTGCGCCCAATTGTTAGGGAGCTCACTGGGTGCTCAATGGAGGAAGAGGATTATTGTAATGTCAATGTGGACCTTGTGGCAGTTATCGATGGCTTTGTCTACCTCTGTATTTTCTACCTCAAGGACACAGAATATCGTGAGCTGTACCTGTCAATATGCCTGGAAACATCAGATATGTGCAAGCTCTATAATGGTGCATATCGGCATAATGAGGCGGCTCATCCCTATGTCATGGCATGGCCTCCCTCTTTGGTACAAAGCAAGGTGAGCCTGTGCTTATAT GAGGAATCAGAAACTGAAGATGATGATCCCAAGGACACAGAAGAAACTTCCTCTGTCCTCATCGCTGCACTGCAGTCTTTCAGCCAAGCTTTGATGAATGCTGATAAAGAAAAAGAAATCGTGGCAGAGTTAGATGCCTTCTTGCGTCCCGCCAAAGATGGCAAGGGCTCTCTTATCAGCAGAATCGCCACTTTGGATGTGCAGATGACGACCGCGAGAAACCGTATCCTGAGGATAAGTGAATGA